One genomic window of Candidatus Poribacteria bacterium includes the following:
- the rny gene encoding ribonuclease Y, whose amino-acid sequence MLEHLDLLAAIAVSGVLVYVVHTLYLRSQSAHAHSTAKQVLQDAYRDADVVLREAELNAKQAAYARQTQVDEEIRERRSEVQRSEQRLIDRDEALTHRQSLLERRERECENLTKKAIAREKMLRSHEEGLQRQSEELAAQLSRVGQMTVKDARRQLIAQTAVEARHDCVQAARRIEQQMRESLDARARHLLATAIERCAAEFASEGTVVAVALPSEEMKGRIIGREGRNIRAFEVLTGVDLIVDDTPEAILVSCFDPVRRAVAQRALEALVSDGRIHPGRIEQSVADAEVALEEDAEREARQVAADLDIIDLPEEAMKLLARLRFRSSYGQNVLQHSKDVAVIAASLASELGENSEHAKRAGLLHDIGKASDRLSPGNHVDAGVGLLKRLGEPPEVIHAIEAHHEGVEARTTLAVLLQVADRVSAARPGARRNTLESYVRRLSHLEQLAMSFEGVDRAFAIDAGRELRVIVEAARVDDDAAHVLARELARKVQSEVHFPSPIRVTVIRELRASAVTGPTR is encoded by the coding sequence CACCTCGACCTCCTCGCCGCAATCGCCGTTAGCGGCGTGCTCGTCTACGTCGTCCATACACTTTACCTGCGATCTCAGTCCGCCCACGCGCACAGCACGGCGAAGCAGGTGCTTCAGGACGCTTACCGCGATGCCGATGTCGTCCTGCGGGAGGCGGAGCTGAACGCGAAGCAGGCGGCGTACGCTCGCCAGACTCAGGTCGACGAGGAGATCCGAGAGCGCCGTTCCGAGGTTCAGCGCTCCGAACAACGACTGATCGACCGCGATGAGGCGCTGACGCACCGCCAGTCGCTCCTCGAACGGCGCGAGCGCGAGTGCGAGAACCTTACGAAAAAGGCGATTGCCCGCGAGAAGATGCTGCGCTCGCATGAGGAGGGACTGCAGCGCCAGTCGGAGGAACTGGCGGCGCAGTTGTCGCGTGTGGGACAGATGACCGTCAAAGATGCGCGAAGGCAGCTCATCGCTCAGACCGCCGTGGAGGCGCGGCACGACTGCGTTCAGGCAGCCCGTCGGATCGAGCAGCAGATGCGCGAGTCGCTCGACGCGCGCGCGCGCCATCTCCTCGCGACTGCCATTGAGCGATGCGCCGCCGAGTTCGCATCCGAAGGAACCGTTGTCGCCGTCGCGCTGCCCAGCGAGGAGATGAAGGGACGCATCATCGGGCGCGAGGGCAGGAACATCCGCGCGTTCGAGGTGCTCACCGGCGTCGACCTGATCGTAGACGACACGCCGGAGGCGATTCTCGTTTCGTGCTTTGACCCGGTGCGCCGCGCCGTCGCTCAGCGCGCGTTGGAGGCGCTCGTGAGCGACGGTCGAATCCATCCGGGGCGCATCGAGCAGTCCGTGGCTGACGCGGAAGTCGCCCTCGAAGAGGACGCGGAGCGTGAAGCCCGGCAGGTCGCTGCCGACCTCGATATCATCGACTTGCCCGAAGAGGCGATGAAGTTGCTGGCGCGGCTGCGGTTCCGGTCCAGCTACGGGCAGAACGTCCTGCAGCATTCGAAGGATGTCGCGGTCATCGCGGCGTCGCTGGCATCGGAGCTCGGCGAGAACAGCGAGCATGCGAAGCGCGCCGGTCTGCTGCACGACATTGGGAAGGCATCGGATCGGTTGTCGCCGGGAAACCACGTCGATGCCGGTGTCGGGCTCCTGAAGCGGTTGGGTGAACCGCCGGAGGTGATCCATGCCATCGAGGCGCATCATGAAGGCGTGGAGGCGCGAACGACGCTGGCGGTTCTCCTGCAGGTCGCCGACCGCGTCTCCGCCGCGCGGCCCGGGGCTCGCCGGAACACGCTCGAATCCTACGTGCGCCGGCTCAGCCACTTGGAGCAGCTCGCGATGTCGTTCGAGGGCGTCGACCGAGCATTCGCCATCGACGCCGGACGCGAACTCCGAGTGATCGTGGAGGCGGCTCGCGTGGACGACGACGCAGCCCACGTGCTGGCGCGCGAGCTCGC